A stretch of DNA from Carassius carassius chromosome 22, fCarCar2.1, whole genome shotgun sequence:
GTCCTGAAGGCCTATTGAAATGAGTCTGAAGGCCTGCAACAGCTAAGCGCTGGATAGAATTTCACAGTCTATATTTAAGTGCCCTGACTTGTGTCACAGGGCTATTTAAATGCCAACAGTCCTACTGTCAAAACAGCCTACATCAACATGATGGACCTGTTTGAGACCAACACTTATTTTTTCAACGATTTACGTTATCTCGAGGCGGATCATGGGACCTTGGATATGCCTGGAGTGTCCCCACTCTATGAGGGGAACGACAGCCCTCTGTCCGCGGGACAGGATCCGGTCCCGTCTGAGACAGGGTGCGAGAGCAGCGGGGAGGAACACGTCCTCGCGCCGCCAGGGCTCCAGCCTCACTGCGAAGGGCAGTGTCTTATGTGGGCATGTAAGATCTGTAAAAGAAAATCCGCGCCGACCGACCGGCGAAAGGCCGCCACTCTGAGAGAAAGAAGGCGGCTTAAAAAGATCAACGAAGCGTTTGACGCTTTAAAGAAAAAGACGGTGCCCAATCCGAACCAGAGGCTGCCCAAAGTGGAGATTTTACGCAGCGCGATAAACTACATCGAGAAACTGCAGGACCTGTTGCATACGCTAGATGAGCAAGAACAGAACTCTGAAAGTGACCCTTACACGTACAACGTGAAAGAAAACCATGTAAGAACGTAACCGAGCCAAAAACAACCGATCCATGCGCTCTGACAGCAGCTGGGTCCACGTGGTGACACGTCTTACTGCAACTTATGAATACTGATTTGATGTGCTAATAATTCAATTAAGAGCCGTATTAATGCTTTCCATCATGATTGCCTGTTCAGGTGGCTCCCAATCAGTATCACTGGAAAAAGACCTGCCAGAGCTGGCAGGGGATTCCAGATCATTCCAACTCCCAGATGGCCGGTCATCGAGAAGGTTGGTACAGAGAAACAAAGAGACGCATTAAGTCTTTTAATCATTAAGGTCAATAGTTGCTTCTGTTCATTTATCATGCGTTGGAGATGTGCGTAATTCAGTTGCCGCTGCGCGTAGTTGCCTGTGTGCTTTTACTTAAGCGTAATTTAGCATGTGCCTTACAGAGCCAAAACGCAGCTACTAGAAACTACAGAAACTGCAGTGTCTATGATTTCCAGAAACTGTGATTTCTCATTTCCAGTGTTGGTGTAGTGCGTTTGACTGAAATTATAGGGCAGAAGTGTCTGTGCATAGTTTTGTTGGTGTATTTCTTTTTGCATACTTGACTTTTCGTAAGTGTCTGTGCGTAATTCTCTGTGCGACATTTGTCGTACACAATTCACTGTGATTTGTGTGTCCAGTAAATCTCGCTGCGTACATTTTGTTGCGTAGCCTAAATCTCTGTGCACAACTGCCTGTAATTCCCCGCGCGTTTCTTGATGCAAACTGATCCATGCGAACTCGTCTGTGCGTGATGTGCATGTGTTCCAGAAGCCGCAGTGGAGTCGTCGTCGTCCAGCAGCCTTCGTCACCTCTCCTCGATTGTTGACAGCATTTCCACTGAAGAGACGAAAGCTCGCTGTCCCGAGCAGATCTCAGAAAAGTGAAGCTCGAGCATCCACCTCATATttcctatatatatttatttccatGAGCTAGTGTGAATGTTCTGAATGTAATAGGCAACACTTTGCAATAACGTTTGTAAAGAAGTCATTTACAATTATGCTTAGTGCACAACAGACCATGTTcaattttaacaaattaataaatatggaaatatattttcttaacaaTTTCTATATTTATAGCATTTACTGGCATAACTATGTGATCTGTTAAGCATTCtataattcatttaattcattgcAAATACTATTAAGAAGTGTTCCAATGTAATacttcgattttttttttcttgtttcataAATGACCATTCAGTGTAGTTGTTGCAGGTAATTCCAGCTTAATTCCAGGGTCATTAATTTCAGCAAAATGATTCCTGTCAAATTATGAAGTCTtcctaaaatgtacatattttataatctattgctgttacttaaattattttataaattgacAAGAAAAAAATAGAGCACTTAATCATACCAGatatattttcaacattaaacatGAATAATATCAAAGATGTactgtgtgtttttatttgatatttattccactcattttaacattttgattgtcatttatttgctttataatttgtattattttaagatttttctagtgatttttttttttcaggtattgATATGCCTGCATCTACCATTCCACCACCAGCCTTGACCAGTCAAGCCAGCAGCTCTCTCAGATTTATGAGTATTAACAGAGTGTAAAGTATGAGTGGCCCTGAAATAGACCTGGCCTTGCCTGTTAGTCCCAGCTGG
This window harbors:
- the LOC132098397 gene encoding myogenic factor 6; its protein translation is MMDLFETNTYFFNDLRYLEADHGTLDMPGVSPLYEGNDSPLSAGQDPVPSETGCESSGEEHVLAPPGLQPHCEGQCLMWACKICKRKSAPTDRRKAATLRERRRLKKINEAFDALKKKTVPNPNQRLPKVEILRSAINYIEKLQDLLHTLDEQEQNSESDPYTYNVKENHVAPNQYHWKKTCQSWQGIPDHSNSQMAGHREEAAVESSSSSSLRHLSSIVDSISTEETKARCPEQISEK